From one Phycodurus eques isolate BA_2022a chromosome 19, UOR_Pequ_1.1, whole genome shotgun sequence genomic stretch:
- the csnk1db gene encoding casein kinase I isoform X3, with translation MELRVGNRYRLGRKIGSGSFGDIYLGTDISVGEEVAIKLECVKTKHPQLHIESKIYKMMQGGVGIPTIKWCGAEGDYNVMVMELLGPSLEDLFNFCSRKFSLKTVLLLADQMISRIEYIHSKNFIHRDVKPDNFLMGLGKKGNLVYIIDFGLAKKYRDARTHQHIPYRENKNLTGTARYASINTHLGIEQSRRDDLESLGYVLMYFNLGSLPWQGLKAATKRQKYERISEKKMSTPIEVLCKGYPSEFATYLNFCRSLRFDDKPDYSYLRQLFRNLFHRQGFSYDYVFDWNMLKFGANRAAEEAERERRDREDRLRHGRNPATRGVPAASGRPRGAQDGAPATPLTPTSHTASPRQASGMERERKVSMRLHRGAPVNVSSSDLTGRQDTSRMSTSQNSIPYEHHAK, from the exons ATGGAACTTAGAGTGGGGAACCGATACAGACTAGGCAGAAAAATCGGAAGTGGATCGTTCGGTGACATCTATTTAG GCACGGATATTTCTGTGGGTGAAGAGGTAGCCATTAAGTTGGAATGTGTAAAGACCAAGCACCCCCAGCTCCACATCGAAAGCAAGATCTACAAAATGATGCAAGGAGGAG TGGGTATTCCAACTATAAAATGGTGTGGAGCAGAAGGTGATTACAATGTAATGGTGATGGAGCTGCTGGGACCCAGCCTGGAGGATCTCTTCAACTTTTGCTCCCGCAAGTTTAGCCTCAAGACAGTCCTGCTCCTTGCCGACCAGATG ATTAGTCGCATTGAGTACATTCACTCCAAGAACTTcatccacagagatgtgaagcCAGATAACTTTCTGATGGGGCTGGGCAAAAAGGGCAACTTGGTGTACATTATTGACTTTGGCCTGGCTAAGAAATATCGTGACGCCCGCACTCACCAGCACATCCCCTACCGTGAGAACAAAAACCTGACTGGAACTGCACGATACGCCTCAATCAACACCCATCTGGGGATTG AGCAGTCAAGGCGTGACGATCTGGAGTCCTTGGGCTATGTCcttatgtattttaatttggGCTCCCTGCCTTGGCAAGGCCTGAAGGCTGCCACCAAGAGGCAAAAGTATGAACGCATTAGTGAGAAGAAAATGTCCACCCCCATTGAGGTTCTATGCAAGGGATACCCAT CTGAATTTGCAACCTACCTGAATTTTTGCCGTTCCCTGCGCTTTGACGACAAACCAGACTACTCATACCTACGGCAGCTTTTCCGGAACCTTTTTCACAGACAGGGATTCTCTTATGACTATGTGTTCGACTGGAATATGCTCAAGTTT GGAGCCAACCGTGCAGCAGAagaggcagagagagagcgCCGTGACCGGGAAGACAGGCTAAGACATGGCAGGAACCCAGCGACCAGAGGAGTACCTGCTGCATCAGGGCGACCTCGGGGAGCCCAAGATGGAGCCCCAGCCACCCCACTAACACCCACTTCACATACAG CTTCTCCACGTCAAGCATCTGGCATGGAGCGTGAGCGAAAAGTCAGCATGAGACTGCACCGCGGTGCCCCTGTCAACGTCTCATCTTCAGATCTTACTGGCCGGCAAGACACCTCTCGCATGTCCACCTCACAG AATAGCATTCCCTACGAACATCACGCCAAGTAG
- the csnk1db gene encoding casein kinase I isoform X1 → MELRVGNRYRLGRKIGSGSFGDIYLGTDISVGEEVAIKLECVKTKHPQLHIESKIYKMMQGGVGIPTIKWCGAEGDYNVMVMELLGPSLEDLFNFCSRKFSLKTVLLLADQMISRIEYIHSKNFIHRDVKPDNFLMGLGKKGNLVYIIDFGLAKKYRDARTHQHIPYRENKNLTGTARYASINTHLGIEQSRRDDLESLGYVLMYFNLGSLPWQGLKAATKRQKYERISEKKMSTPIEVLCKGYPSEFATYLNFCRSLRFDDKPDYSYLRQLFRNLFHRQGFSYDYVFDWNMLKFGANRAAEEAERERRDREDRLRHGRNPATRGVPAASGRPRGAQDGAPATPLTPTSHTASPRQASGMERERKVSMRLHRGAPVNVSSSDLTGRQDTSRMSTSQMVSSALPAGLHPLAPR, encoded by the exons ATGGAACTTAGAGTGGGGAACCGATACAGACTAGGCAGAAAAATCGGAAGTGGATCGTTCGGTGACATCTATTTAG GCACGGATATTTCTGTGGGTGAAGAGGTAGCCATTAAGTTGGAATGTGTAAAGACCAAGCACCCCCAGCTCCACATCGAAAGCAAGATCTACAAAATGATGCAAGGAGGAG TGGGTATTCCAACTATAAAATGGTGTGGAGCAGAAGGTGATTACAATGTAATGGTGATGGAGCTGCTGGGACCCAGCCTGGAGGATCTCTTCAACTTTTGCTCCCGCAAGTTTAGCCTCAAGACAGTCCTGCTCCTTGCCGACCAGATG ATTAGTCGCATTGAGTACATTCACTCCAAGAACTTcatccacagagatgtgaagcCAGATAACTTTCTGATGGGGCTGGGCAAAAAGGGCAACTTGGTGTACATTATTGACTTTGGCCTGGCTAAGAAATATCGTGACGCCCGCACTCACCAGCACATCCCCTACCGTGAGAACAAAAACCTGACTGGAACTGCACGATACGCCTCAATCAACACCCATCTGGGGATTG AGCAGTCAAGGCGTGACGATCTGGAGTCCTTGGGCTATGTCcttatgtattttaatttggGCTCCCTGCCTTGGCAAGGCCTGAAGGCTGCCACCAAGAGGCAAAAGTATGAACGCATTAGTGAGAAGAAAATGTCCACCCCCATTGAGGTTCTATGCAAGGGATACCCAT CTGAATTTGCAACCTACCTGAATTTTTGCCGTTCCCTGCGCTTTGACGACAAACCAGACTACTCATACCTACGGCAGCTTTTCCGGAACCTTTTTCACAGACAGGGATTCTCTTATGACTATGTGTTCGACTGGAATATGCTCAAGTTT GGAGCCAACCGTGCAGCAGAagaggcagagagagagcgCCGTGACCGGGAAGACAGGCTAAGACATGGCAGGAACCCAGCGACCAGAGGAGTACCTGCTGCATCAGGGCGACCTCGGGGAGCCCAAGATGGAGCCCCAGCCACCCCACTAACACCCACTTCACATACAG CTTCTCCACGTCAAGCATCTGGCATGGAGCGTGAGCGAAAAGTCAGCATGAGACTGCACCGCGGTGCCCCTGTCAACGTCTCATCTTCAGATCTTACTGGCCGGCAAGACACCTCTCGCATGTCCACCTCACAG ATGGTGTCAAGCGCACTGCCTGCTGGTCTCCATCCTCTTGCTCCTCGATGA
- the c1qtnf1 gene encoding complement C1q tumor necrosis factor-related protein 1 isoform X1, producing the protein MATKMTLAIVWMFMLTWHCPVISYRKIQHGMKDSEIRRDHAEQDYYRDARSTECRRCCDPGEYASQDYPQYRIVPQINITLLKGEKGEVGERGAYGKPGRTGQMGPPGSSGTKGSKGSMGVPGEPCKSSFAAFSVARKKGLHSNHYYQTLTFDTEIVNLYGHFNMFSGKFYCYVPGIYYFSLNVHTWNQKETYLHVMHNEKDVVVLYAQPSDRSIMQSQSLMLELESGDQVWVRLYKGERENAIFSDEIDIYIIFNGHLIKHKDEL; encoded by the exons ATGGCAACAAAA ATGACACTTGCCATTGTTTGGATGTTTATGCTCACATGGCATTGTCCAGTCATTTCCTACCGAAAAATCCAACATGGGATGAAAGATTCAGAGATCAGGAGGGACCACGCGGAGCAGGACTACTATCGTGATGCCAG GAGTACAGAGTGTCGCCGGTGCTGTGACCCAGGAGAGTATGCCAGCCAGGACTACCCACAGTACCGGATTGTACCTCAGATCAACATTACCTTATTGAAAG GTGAGAAAGGTGAGGTTGGTGAAAGGGGAGCTTATGGTAAACCAGGCAGAACAGGTCAAATGGGCCCACCAGGTTCTAGTGGCACGAAAGGAAGCAAAGGTAGCATGGGTGTTCCAGGGGAGCCCTGCAAGTCCTCCTTTGCAGCCTTCTCTGTGGCCCGCAAGAAGGGTCTCCACTCCAACCACTATTACCAGacactgacatttgacacagaGATAGTAAATCTTTACGGACACTTCAACATGTTTTCAGGTAAGTTTTATTGCTATGTGCCGGGGATCTACTACTTCAGTCTGAATGTGCACACATGGAACCAAAAGGAGACTTACCTTCACGTGATGCACAATGAAAAGGACGTTGTGGTCCTCTACGCGCAACCCAGTGATCGCTCCATCATGCAAAGCCAAAGTCTGATGTTGGAACTTGAAAGCGGTGACCAGGTCTGGGTCAGACTCTACAAAGGAGAACGTGAGAATGCCATCTTCAGTGACGAAATCGACATTTACATAATATTCAACGGGCAtctgattaaacacaaagatgagCTTTAG
- the csnk1db gene encoding casein kinase I isoform X2, protein MELRVGNRYRLGRKIGSGSFGDIYLGTDISVGEEVAIKLECVKTKHPQLHIESKIYKMMQGGVGIPTIKWCGAEGDYNVMVMELLGPSLEDLFNFCSRKFSLKTVLLLADQMISRIEYIHSKNFIHRDVKPDNFLMGLGKKGNLVYIIDFGLAKKYRDARTHQHIPYRENKNLTGTARYASINTHLGIEQSRRDDLESLGYVLMYFNLGSLPWQGLKAATKRQKYERISEKKMSTPIEVLCKGYPSEFATYLNFCRSLRFDDKPDYSYLRQLFRNLFHRQGFSYDYVFDWNMLKFGANRAAEEAERERRDREDRLRHGRNPATRGVPAASGRPRGAQDGAPATPLTPTSHTASPRQASGMERERKVSMRLHRGAPVNVSSSDLTGRQDTSRMSTSQHSLRTSRQVDARHILV, encoded by the exons ATGGAACTTAGAGTGGGGAACCGATACAGACTAGGCAGAAAAATCGGAAGTGGATCGTTCGGTGACATCTATTTAG GCACGGATATTTCTGTGGGTGAAGAGGTAGCCATTAAGTTGGAATGTGTAAAGACCAAGCACCCCCAGCTCCACATCGAAAGCAAGATCTACAAAATGATGCAAGGAGGAG TGGGTATTCCAACTATAAAATGGTGTGGAGCAGAAGGTGATTACAATGTAATGGTGATGGAGCTGCTGGGACCCAGCCTGGAGGATCTCTTCAACTTTTGCTCCCGCAAGTTTAGCCTCAAGACAGTCCTGCTCCTTGCCGACCAGATG ATTAGTCGCATTGAGTACATTCACTCCAAGAACTTcatccacagagatgtgaagcCAGATAACTTTCTGATGGGGCTGGGCAAAAAGGGCAACTTGGTGTACATTATTGACTTTGGCCTGGCTAAGAAATATCGTGACGCCCGCACTCACCAGCACATCCCCTACCGTGAGAACAAAAACCTGACTGGAACTGCACGATACGCCTCAATCAACACCCATCTGGGGATTG AGCAGTCAAGGCGTGACGATCTGGAGTCCTTGGGCTATGTCcttatgtattttaatttggGCTCCCTGCCTTGGCAAGGCCTGAAGGCTGCCACCAAGAGGCAAAAGTATGAACGCATTAGTGAGAAGAAAATGTCCACCCCCATTGAGGTTCTATGCAAGGGATACCCAT CTGAATTTGCAACCTACCTGAATTTTTGCCGTTCCCTGCGCTTTGACGACAAACCAGACTACTCATACCTACGGCAGCTTTTCCGGAACCTTTTTCACAGACAGGGATTCTCTTATGACTATGTGTTCGACTGGAATATGCTCAAGTTT GGAGCCAACCGTGCAGCAGAagaggcagagagagagcgCCGTGACCGGGAAGACAGGCTAAGACATGGCAGGAACCCAGCGACCAGAGGAGTACCTGCTGCATCAGGGCGACCTCGGGGAGCCCAAGATGGAGCCCCAGCCACCCCACTAACACCCACTTCACATACAG CTTCTCCACGTCAAGCATCTGGCATGGAGCGTGAGCGAAAAGTCAGCATGAGACTGCACCGCGGTGCCCCTGTCAACGTCTCATCTTCAGATCTTACTGGCCGGCAAGACACCTCTCGCATGTCCACCTCACAG CATTCCCTACGAACATCACGCCAAGTAGACGCTCGCCACATACTTGTATGA
- the c1qtnf1 gene encoding complement C1q tumor necrosis factor-related protein 1 isoform X2 gives MTLAIVWMFMLTWHCPVISYRKIQHGMKDSEIRRDHAEQDYYRDARSTECRRCCDPGEYASQDYPQYRIVPQINITLLKGEKGEVGERGAYGKPGRTGQMGPPGSSGTKGSKGSMGVPGEPCKSSFAAFSVARKKGLHSNHYYQTLTFDTEIVNLYGHFNMFSGKFYCYVPGIYYFSLNVHTWNQKETYLHVMHNEKDVVVLYAQPSDRSIMQSQSLMLELESGDQVWVRLYKGERENAIFSDEIDIYIIFNGHLIKHKDEL, from the exons ATGACACTTGCCATTGTTTGGATGTTTATGCTCACATGGCATTGTCCAGTCATTTCCTACCGAAAAATCCAACATGGGATGAAAGATTCAGAGATCAGGAGGGACCACGCGGAGCAGGACTACTATCGTGATGCCAG GAGTACAGAGTGTCGCCGGTGCTGTGACCCAGGAGAGTATGCCAGCCAGGACTACCCACAGTACCGGATTGTACCTCAGATCAACATTACCTTATTGAAAG GTGAGAAAGGTGAGGTTGGTGAAAGGGGAGCTTATGGTAAACCAGGCAGAACAGGTCAAATGGGCCCACCAGGTTCTAGTGGCACGAAAGGAAGCAAAGGTAGCATGGGTGTTCCAGGGGAGCCCTGCAAGTCCTCCTTTGCAGCCTTCTCTGTGGCCCGCAAGAAGGGTCTCCACTCCAACCACTATTACCAGacactgacatttgacacagaGATAGTAAATCTTTACGGACACTTCAACATGTTTTCAGGTAAGTTTTATTGCTATGTGCCGGGGATCTACTACTTCAGTCTGAATGTGCACACATGGAACCAAAAGGAGACTTACCTTCACGTGATGCACAATGAAAAGGACGTTGTGGTCCTCTACGCGCAACCCAGTGATCGCTCCATCATGCAAAGCCAAAGTCTGATGTTGGAACTTGAAAGCGGTGACCAGGTCTGGGTCAGACTCTACAAAGGAGAACGTGAGAATGCCATCTTCAGTGACGAAATCGACATTTACATAATATTCAACGGGCAtctgattaaacacaaagatgagCTTTAG